A stretch of the Tautonia marina genome encodes the following:
- a CDS encoding alpha/beta hydrolase family protein: MRNTRWLVRASCSGFVPALMVAVGIILCPTAATKGQDEASLARGDEPSKELPMPGEVFRVEGQTAFLILPEGPKATDAMPWVWYAPTLPGLPGTEERWMFERFLKAGIAVAGIDVGESFGSPEGRARYTSFYETLVQKRGLSPRPCLVARSRGGLMLYNWAVEHPESVACIAGIYPVCDLRSYPGLDRAAIAYGMTPEELAERLPMHNPVDRVEALAKAGVPIFHLHGDADTVVPIEANSAALAQRYREFGGEMTLRVVEGGGHTMWHGWFQSPELVEFVIAHAPATSE, encoded by the coding sequence ATGAGGAACACTCGGTGGCTGGTGCGAGCCAGTTGTTCTGGGTTCGTGCCGGCGTTGATGGTCGCGGTGGGAATCATCCTCTGCCCAACCGCCGCCACCAAAGGTCAAGACGAAGCATCCTTGGCGCGGGGTGACGAGCCGTCGAAGGAACTCCCGATGCCTGGGGAGGTGTTCCGAGTCGAGGGCCAGACCGCCTTCCTCATCCTGCCGGAGGGGCCAAAGGCAACCGACGCGATGCCGTGGGTCTGGTATGCCCCGACCCTGCCGGGCTTGCCGGGGACCGAAGAGCGCTGGATGTTTGAGCGGTTCCTCAAGGCCGGAATTGCCGTCGCGGGGATCGACGTGGGAGAGTCGTTCGGGAGCCCGGAGGGTCGGGCTCGGTACACCTCCTTTTATGAAACACTTGTTCAGAAGCGGGGGCTTTCCCCGCGGCCCTGTCTGGTGGCGAGGAGCCGCGGTGGCTTGATGCTCTACAACTGGGCGGTCGAGCATCCCGAGTCGGTGGCGTGCATTGCCGGCATCTACCCGGTCTGCGACCTCCGCAGCTATCCCGGGCTCGACAGGGCGGCTATCGCGTATGGCATGACTCCGGAAGAACTGGCCGAACGCCTCCCGATGCACAATCCCGTGGACCGGGTCGAGGCGCTGGCGAAGGCGGGGGTGCCGATCTTCCACCTTCATGGAGACGCCGACACGGTCGTGCCGATCGAGGCGAATTCCGCCGCACTGGCTCAGCGCTACCGCGAATTTGGCGGTGAGATGACGCTGCGAGTGGTTGAGGGAGGCGGGCATACCATGTGGCACGGCTGGTTTCAGAGCCCGGAGCTTGTTGAGTTCGTGATTGCTCATGCTCCCGCAACATCAGAATGA
- a CDS encoding tetratricopeptide repeat protein: protein MDDGRLVLLGVTQEQHADRCRLFARWQKFEFPILHDPINVLRSQAVPILTAIDEHGIVRNLQPRLETFEAEFLDRSFPAETAEAESSPPQPPDLDALKDQVRRTRTADAWRSLGDALVLWGGIDRIDEAIDAYEHVLGLRPDDADSHFRLGVCFRLRFESSHRRPGDFQAAVDAWGEALDREPNQYIWRRRIEQYGPRLAKPYPFYDWVDQATADLATRGEPPVHLAVMPTGAEIAQPSREFEALDPVQQSPDPQGRIHRDRLGLVEAEVAVVPAKVGAGETARVHVTFLPNAIRKAHWNNESTPLRIWIDPPEGWRVSNRLLSAPQGDRPETNEVRRLDFEVEVPSTASGVTRIPAFALYNVCEDLGGVCLFLRQDLVIEVEVMQDAP from the coding sequence GTGGACGACGGACGCCTGGTCCTGCTCGGCGTGACCCAGGAACAGCATGCCGACCGGTGCCGCCTGTTCGCTCGTTGGCAGAAGTTCGAGTTCCCGATCCTTCACGACCCGATCAACGTTCTCCGGTCGCAGGCCGTGCCCATCCTTACCGCCATCGACGAGCACGGCATCGTGCGAAACCTTCAGCCTCGTCTGGAGACGTTCGAGGCGGAATTCCTTGATCGCTCCTTCCCGGCCGAGACGGCCGAGGCCGAGAGTTCTCCTCCCCAACCGCCCGACCTTGACGCGTTGAAGGATCAAGTCCGACGAACCCGGACGGCCGACGCCTGGCGAAGCCTGGGTGATGCCCTTGTCCTGTGGGGGGGAATCGATCGGATCGACGAGGCCATTGACGCCTATGAGCATGTCCTCGGACTTCGACCGGACGACGCCGACAGCCACTTCCGGCTTGGTGTTTGCTTCCGATTGCGGTTCGAATCGTCCCATCGACGACCCGGCGACTTCCAGGCGGCCGTCGATGCCTGGGGCGAGGCGCTCGATCGGGAACCGAACCAGTACATCTGGCGACGCCGGATCGAGCAGTACGGCCCTCGCCTGGCGAAACCGTATCCGTTTTACGACTGGGTCGACCAGGCCACTGCGGATCTTGCCACGCGAGGCGAGCCGCCGGTCCACCTGGCCGTCATGCCCACGGGAGCCGAGATTGCCCAGCCTTCACGCGAGTTCGAGGCGCTCGATCCGGTCCAACAGTCGCCCGATCCTCAGGGGCGAATCCATCGCGATCGGCTTGGACTCGTCGAGGCTGAGGTCGCCGTCGTCCCGGCGAAGGTCGGCGCTGGGGAAACCGCTCGGGTCCACGTGACCTTCCTGCCCAACGCAATACGCAAGGCTCACTGGAATAACGAGTCCACGCCCTTGCGAATCTGGATTGATCCCCCCGAGGGCTGGCGCGTCTCTAATCGGTTGCTCTCCGCCCCTCAGGGGGACCGGCCCGAAACCAATGAGGTGCGCCGCCTCGACTTCGAGGTCGAGGTTCCCTCGACGGCAAGCGGCGTGACCCGGATCCCCGCTTTTGCGCTCTACAATGTTTGCGAGGATCTGGGGGGCGTCTGCCTCTTTCTCCGGCAGGATCTCGTCATCGAGGTCGAGGTGATGCAGGACGCGCCTTGA